Part of the Scyliorhinus torazame isolate Kashiwa2021f chromosome 8, sScyTor2.1, whole genome shotgun sequence genome, TCACAGTTATCATGAGGTCCTCCTTGATGGGCGCCCCTGTGTTTCAGGAGCTCCTGCATGAGGAGTTCCATCCATTGCCCTGCCGGTGGATGGGACGCCATTTATGTTGGCGCGCCCTCTTGATCCGCCATGTCCTGCTCCACTTCACTCCACGCGTCCATGGTCTGGGATTTCCTCTCCTGGCTCTTACTGCTTTTGTTTTTGGCTCAGTGACTGATTTCTGCATGGAATGTTGCATAGTTGGTTTTCAAATCTTTATTACTATTGACCgtttaatgaacaaaatattctcaagtggcttctcgtgggtacacatgccatgtctcagacaatgattattgcatcgcatttcaatcaaactttgaagcctgaacaattTGCCTGAACTCAAGAAGTAGTACCATAGAGGCAGCAGTCAACAATCAAATACTCTTGAGCTCTTCAGTACAGGGGACATCCTTGACCGAGGGGTGAGTATGTAGATCAGGGGGGTGCACCGGAGCATGGTCTTCCCAATGTTCCTGGCAGGAGCGTGGGGTCCAGGGATTCCTGCTGTGGTCGGGCTGACTATGCAGAGTCAGATTTTCCAGTACAACTGGCTTGGTGGGTGGCACTCTTAAGAGAAGGTGGGGCATgtaactgtggagaagacttggGGGATTTAAGTGCcccagggtggaagccctaactgattggaaGGTGGTggctgtgatgcctcaatggtaGTCTTCTTAGAGCTCTCCTCCTAGTGATGCCTGGGTTGAGGGGAGGGTGGAATGACTCCGATGGCCTGACCtgcgagagaatgaacatgtggaagGATAATTTTGCCTGACATGAATAACTCTcttggatgaaggggcagtggatcctcccctctgcagcacaggccaacttcgctgtcggtgactgctttcTCCTCGGACAACCCCACTGATTCCATGGCCTGCTCCTCATATGGGGTGAGGACTGGTTCCCCCCCcacccgtcttggccctttcccgcttactatgggctatcttctcctgcaggggcaAAGAGATGGCTGTGTGAGCCGCGCACTTGATGGAttaggggggtctatagcaggtagtgtgtgtgtgggcatcaTAAATGAACATATGGGGTTGCGCTGGTGGATGCCAGGGGTGTTGAGGAAGAAGcacaaagatcggatgtggggagggtgcgaggtgtctaaGCCGATGATTTGTAGTGGGGggtggttgggaatttgaggggtgtcaagtggaactgatgccaggagagagtgaTAACTTatgcttgcagctcggtggaggttgttggtcaTCCTATAGTGTACGGTGGTCCTCCTTGTtgtgctgcctgcactgacagccgctgcgtcAGTCTCCCAGGTGGTATTCGTGGCCCAGCTGCCGGCCCTCTACCCACCCCTTGTGGGGACAGGATGCCGCGTATCTCATCGCCATCGAGAAGCCTTGTCAGCTCGCCATCCCCAAAATGAGGAGCAGATCTGTGCACTGCCATGCTAGTGTTGGCTGGGAATGAGTGGTGAGAGAGTTTAAAAACAGTTCCCCCCCGTTAGTGGCAAGACAGccggtaatggcgagaagctcgtggggtTTCATTTCTGGTATTAAGTGGCGTTAAATGCAGGCCCCGATCTTGCCAcattgagaaacaccctgccaatcgcGTTTGTAGAGGGTAAGCTTGAAATAACACTGATATGGACTTCCTGCTGGGTTCGTACTCACCCTGACCTTTCAGCAATTTTACGCTGGGGCTGGTGAAGCCTTGTAACGTCTATCCACCCTTATCacaattgaggcctttaagtgaTGAACTATTGACCATAAAGGTAATTTCCTATCCGTCCTCAAGTTTTAGGCTGGCGGGAGGAGTTCCCATGTATGGCGGCAGCCTCAAAATAATTGGGGTTAGGCCTTGGGTGGGAAGGGAGTTGAGGGACCCTTTTAACTTTGCATGATTTCCCCTCCTCCCTTTAACTGCTGGACCGCCTCTCTAGCCTCTTCCTGACACCCTAATTTTCCCACGTCTTTCCCTTCCTCATCTCCCCACCCTGAGACTGCCAAAACTTGTCTTTTCCTGGAATGGGCTGTAGGCACTGCACGTAATTCTAGTTCTGTCCACTGCAGCTTCTGGCACTGCAGGGGCTATAGAGCTGCTGGCCAGTCAGCTTGTGGGCTGGTTAATTGCCAGCCAATTAACATTGCAACGTGAGATGGTGGCAGGGCAGGCAGTATCAGCGGGGATGTCTTCCCCACTGACCCAGATGGCAGGACAGGAACCACCGCCATCCTCAAATCCCTGGCCATGGTATGACACTTTCAAATGCCCACTATTGTATGGTATTGAAATTGCAGAGACCACACTGAATATCTGTAAGATTTGGACAGATCTTTTCTaccacttgtgacagtaagtggTTGCACTTATTGAATTTTGCAATTATTTAAAGTTGCATCTTATCACAGAACAACTGTATCTTCTATCCTGTAGGTGTTAAAATATTCTGACCTATGCATTCCATTGGCGTATTTACTTGGCAATCCCTACAAATTAATTGCTGAAGCAAACGTGGATGATTTTAGTAGGCTTGGAATAGCCTTTTTGGAGAACAAATTACAAATGGACAATGGAATGGTTCCTCAAAAAATAGTCTGTGAGTATCTTTTTGCTTTCAATTAGCTGAGCTTCAACTTTCAATAAATACATTAAAGTTCTTGGATAAGGATTCCTCTGGCGGCCATTTGTCAACACCTTTGTGATACTTCCTCTGGTGTCTCTAATGAACTTTCAAGCATGTTTTTTAAAATTCGACACAAACACCGTTGCAATGTCACATGGCAACAATttatacctcctctctctcctcctaccccccctcccgcccacctcaccatcacacacacaagCCCTTTTCAGACCCCATGCCTCGATCCTTCTCAGAGACACCCCGAGCCCTTCTCGGCCGGGGCCCTGGCCCAATCCAATTTGGGAACCGTTGCTATCATTAATAGGGGCCGGAATAGGCCACACTcttcgagcccgctctgccattcattacgatcatggctgatcatccaactaagtaacctgttcccgcttccccGCCATATCGTTTGATCCCTTTTGCTCCAAGAGCcgtatctaactccttgaaaatatacaatgttttggcctttctCTTTTCtgtgagaattccacaggctcgccacttctgggtgaagaaatttctcctcatctcagctctaaatggtctaccccatatccttagactgtgatccctggttctggactcccccaccattgggaacacccttcctacatctaccctgtccagtcctgttagaatttaacccaccctcattcttctgaactccagtgaatataattctaactatctctatctctcctcgtatgtcagtcccgCAATCCCAGGAATGAGTCTGGTAAATCTGTGCTCAACTCCCTCTAAAGCAAGCACATCcttgggtggcactgtggcacagtggttagcactgttgtctcatagcaccagggacccgggttgaatccagccttgggtgactgtctgtggcatATGCatattatccctgtgtctgcgtggcattcctccgagtgctctggttttctcccaccgtctaaagatgtgtgggttaggtgtattggccatgttaaatttccccttagtgtcaggGTTGGCTGGGATTACAAgggtagggcaggggaatgggcataggtagggtgctctttcggagggttggtgcagactcgatgggctgaatggcctcctgcactctcaAGCTAAGTTTGGGTGAATTGTGACCTGGCTCGCAGCCAAACACCTGGTGGGAATCACAGCCCAAAATGACAGTAATTTTTGGGGGAGAATTTGACCCTATGGgggtgattctcccaaatggagcccaagtgttcgcgccgtcctgAACGgcatcgtgtttcacgacggcgcgaaccgggcccgggtacgacctattctgtccccacagggggccaacacggcgctggagcagttcatgccgctccagcctcctttcccggcgccaaatgggcgccgcgccaacctgcgcatgcgcgggggatcaTCTTTAGCGCgctgccccgactcaacatggcgtcggtgttcaggggccggccgcgcagggaagtaggcccagggagaggagaggccggcctgccgatcggtgggccccgatcgtgggccagaccccatcggaggcccccccccatcccccggtgaaggagccccccccccccacagaccgttcgcgcagagttcccgccggcagcgaccaggggtgaacggcgctggcgggactaatTTCTGCTCGGCCCACCCGTGCCGGAgattcggcggccccgccgattcctgcggctggcgccgcgccaaatgcgtcggcgcaaatggtgccgattctccgcaccttggagaatcacgcgccggcgtcggggcgcggttgtggcaattctccggcccggcgtggggctcggagaatcgccccctatatctCTGGAATCTGGTAACATGAGGGTTCACTTTCTTTGATTTGAGCACTTATGTTGGTTTTGTACTTTGTTTCAAAGAGATTCTGCCAACTGCTGGATACTGGTAAGATTGCAAATTTTGCAAagctcgggctggtttagcacagggctaaggatctggcttttaaagcagaccaaggcaggccagcagcacggttcaattcccgtaccagcctccccgaacaggcgccggaaggtggcgactaggggcttttcacagtaacttcatttgaagcctacttgtgacaataagcgattttcatttcatttcatttcaaatttgaCATTTCATATTGTGTGCAATTCCAAACTCTGAAGGGTGAAGGCTATGGAATCTCCCAGCAGGAGTGAGACAATTAGATGGAAATTCTTTGCATAGTCGTGTCGCTGACcaagtcagcatttgttacccatctctgATTGTTCTTGAACTGGTGGCAGTTAGGATTCAGCCATATTGCTGTagttcaggagtcacatgtaggccagtccaggccaggtggcagatttccttcccagacattagtgaatcagatgggatttTGCAGCAATTGATGCTAATCGTCatagtcaccatcactgagactagctttatatttaaGATTTATTAGCTGCATGTCATGGTAAGATTTGAACCGATGTCCCCAGAATAGTAGCTGggcctctgtattactagtccagtgaaattaccactgtgctaccttctCCCCGAGCAACGTCACAGCTGCTTTGTTAAAATAAACAAGATCATTCTTCCAGAGTGGGTAAATTTCCACATCAGAGCAGAGCCAATCTAAAATGTTAAAGCCTCCATGTTACTTTTCAAATATGTTGCCCATTTAATATCATGAAATAAATAATTATTTTAGTTAAGTGAAACAGTATTTACAAATGCAAGCAGTGGATATGGATTTGATGATGGCTGCGCAGTAAATACTTTTGAGCTCTGTGTTAATACTGAGGTAGGCAAAGTGTTCCCAGTGGAAAAAGCTAAAGGTGCCACCAACCTTGAACTATTGTGTACAAATCAGGGCTGGCTTCTGATACTTCAGGAAACATCAAACACTGTTCTGTATTTTGTGAGATGCTACATTGTGCCTTTGTACAGAGCTTACAATTAGCTGAGGTATCTGGCAATGACAGCCAGACCCCCAAGTATGTGTCTGTGCTATTGGAGCTGACTGACACAAAGAGCGAAGGTTTAATAGCCACTGCCACCTTTAtaagtgtgatgtggagatgccggcgttggactggggtgagcacagtaagaagtcttacaacaccaggttaaagtccaacaggtttgtttcgatgtcactagctttcggagcgctgctccttcctcaggtgaatgaagaggtatgttccagaagcatatatatagacagattcaaagatgccagacaatgtttggaatgcgagcatcagcaggtgattaaatctttacagatccagagatggggtaaccccaggttaaagaggtgtgaattgtgtcaagccaggacagttggtagggtttcgcaggccagatggtgggggatgaatgtaatgcgacatgaatcccaggtcccgtttgaggccgcactcatgtgtgtggaacttggctataagcttctgctcggcgattctgagttgtcgcgcgtcctgaaggccaccttggagaatgctaacccgtagatcagaggctgaatgcccttgactgctgaagtgttccccgactggaagggaaaattcctgcctggtgactgtcgcgcgatgtccgttcattcgttgtcgcagcgtctgcatggtctcgccaatgtaccacgcttcgggacatcctttcctgcagtgtatgaggtagacaacgttggccgagttgcacgactatgtaccgcgtacctggcgggtggtgttctcacgtgtaagagAACTGTTTCACCCAGTACCATTAACACTGGAGCTATTTCAGACTTTTCTTTCCCTTGGCTAATAAGATAATAGCACCTGCTGCTCTTACTTTGGTTCTTGGTGATGGTGAGCAAAGTGATGTTGGCAGAAACCTGGAAGTGGCTAGCTGTCCATTTTGGGGGCAGAGACGGAGAAATCCGGACACGACCTTCGAATTTATAAACCAAAACCGGAAATACTTTTCTCTTCAGAAGGTAATTGTGTCAATCAGATTAAAATCTCTTAATTTCTATTTAATGATTGACACAACACTTGGGAAATGTTTGGTAGGATTCCTGTCTAGTGTTTTCTTTAACTTGTCATTGTTTATATTTAGGAATGCTTCATACAGTACCAGCTCAATTTTACCGATTTCAAATACTTTTGTATTTCTTTCAGCTCTACCGCTCAATGAATCAGTTCAAATGGAGTTGCTGAAATCAGGTGCTgtctttgaaaaaaaaaagaaagaactgATTCAGGATCTGGATACTGAAGTAGAGACCTGTCCTAAAGGTACTTTAATCAAATCAGTGACTGAACCAAATGTAGGTTCATGTGGTGATTGCTATAGTACAGTTGGTTCTGCTGAGAAATATCAACAACCAGCAATAGATGAAATTATAGGAGTTCACACTAGAGAGTTTCAGGCAACCCAAGAAGAAAAGGAACTTGAGAAGCACGAAGGCTACTGCCTTCACCTTGCCAGTTGCTCAGAGTGTTTGGAGTTGGAAAGCAGCACCATCGAATCAGTCAAATATGCCTCGGCGGAAAACCTACAGGACCTCCCTGAAGATTATTGTGGAAGTTCTGATGACACAGTGATTGGAGAGGATAATTCAATGGTAAACACAAGACAAAGCAACAAATCTGGGAAACCTCCCAATGTGTTGATATATGTTGGATCTGATTATCGTCAATACTTGATAAAGTTTCAGCAGATAAAATCTGTCCTGTTGGATTGCCTTGACAATGACAGCTATGTGGTTTATCCTCTTCTAGAAGAGCAAGTTCTGAAAGTTCCTTGGGTTGATAATACTTTGTTGCTTGTTGTGGCATGTGATGATCCAGTGCCTGGACAGATTCATGCAAGATTCATGACTTACCTATCCCGAGGTGGGAAGATCTTGGGACTCTGCACATCATTTTCTTTTGGGGAGATCAAAGTATCTCTCAAAAAAAAATTGAAGGAAAAGATTCACAGGTTCTGCTTTTCTAAATCTGACAGCAAGGACATAACCCTCCATGCTTTTACCAGTGGCAAAGCATTCTTAAGAGAGATTAATAGCACAGAAGAAGCCGCTGAAGGTCTTGAGCTTTGGGGGAGTTTGGCTAATCCTGAAAAGGACATAGTAATCGTACGTTTACCTCATGGAGAAAATGGAGGAGAAGCTGTTCTCTGCCAGGTACAGTGAATAAAAGTTTGATTTTATTTGTAAGAAATTGCCTTCTCCTTCTTGTTTAAATTAACTTTATACTATCTTCCCCTCCTtgttccagccctgaatggaaattTAGTGAATGTTTAAAAACAAATCCTTGCAATTGTCACTGTTTTCTGCTAGATTTGTCAGTCTTCTCTCCTAAGTTATTCTGCAACCCATTGTACCTCAAAGAAATTATGTGACCTCATTTACTCCTAGCATTCTAATTTTCAGTTTGGCTCCTCCAATTGTCTGGGTTCCTTTTCTTAGTTCTCTTCATTTAGTTCATCCTAGAGCCATCTCTTTTCCTATTTAATTTGATCAGAAAAGTAGTCCATGATTAGAAAAGTTGGAGAGATGATTACTTCTAGGTTACTTTTGTGATGCTTGATCAGTGGCTAGTCATAATTGGCGAAGGAGTCTAGAATAAAAGAAAATTAGAGTTGTTGTGGGGATAGAAGGAAAAGGCCACCCTGAACAAAACCATGGATGTTATGAATGAAACAAAATCACAGAATGGTTAAACAGTGAACAACTCCATTCaatccatcatgtctgtgccaactCTCCAAGTGAGCATTTCACCTAGTGCTATTCTCCCACCTTCCCCCGCAGTCCTGTACATTCTTTCAGGGTTCATTTGAGGTTTTGTTTTTATTGACCGACTGACATAATGTTTTGgttgtgtgtgtatatacaggttCACCTTGAAATTCCTCCCAATTCAAAAGAGACCCATGTGCAGCAGGATTTCAGAACACTGAAATTGAGCAATGCACTACGATATGAAGTACTGACAAAAATTCTGACATACTTACAACTTAGCTGTGAACTCAGCGAAACACCGTCTCTAACACCAGTCTACCTGCTAACCACGGGAGAGGTAAGGATTTTGTTGCATTGGGCAAGGTGGGCTTTTTTTTGGGTGGGGTGGATAAATGCATTTCTGCAAATAATTACATAAAATATTTTGATTGGACTTCGATGATTAGGTTTATGCAGGAACACGTTATTGCTGGCATCTTCGGTTGGAAGTTATTGAATATAGTTGAGATCTTAgtcctccatagaatccctacagtgcagaatgaggccattcggcccatcacgtctgcaccgattctctgaaagagcacctacctagacCCACTACACTGCCTACCATGTAATTCTGTAGCTCcaccaaatctttggacactaaggggcaagttagcatggccaattcacctaacctgcacatctttagactgggaggaaattggagcacccggaggaaacccacggagacataggGTCCACGGAGAAACAGGGTCCTGGCAGGTTATTTCTCAATTTGGACCAAGGTGAAAAGCTGAGCTCACTAGCTTACAATTGCATATTCTTTCTCAGTACTACTCTCGCTGGAACCAGTCCTGTGCGTAAGTCCTAAGCCAAGCCATACTGTAAGGCTAATTTGTCAATGCACTGTGATGGCATTTTAAAAGCAAAGCATAATTTCAAAAGTTTAAAATAATCCCTCCTAAGTGAATCAATTTTTCTAATCAGGAAATATATTGAAATGTTTATCTTGTTTTGTTGCATTTCATTTTACAATATCCAGATAATTTTCTTTCGCAAACTATAGAGCAGGATAGATTGCTTTATCTGCTTGTTTTTCTTTATTTTCTTTAATATAAATTTCTAACACACTTCTGTATCTGAGAGTGTTGGAGCATGGGGCTGGTATATGAGAGtctaaatgttgccacagtcccagaggacccaaAGGCACTTGACCCTttgagagagctggctggtggtgatttaacctgagggtcatcacaccttaggcgagggcaaggttgagaaggtggggccttcatgaacaacctcagccaatatttgaattgaacctgcgctgttggcattgCTCCGTATCATGAAACAGCTGTCCAATCAACTGAGCTAAACTGCCCCAATAACATGGCATTGacctctttaatatccccctcTCTGCTTCCTAAAGTAGCACAGGCAAAATACTTGCTGTTGATGCTTCAAGATACTTCCCTGCTGCTTTATGGAAAGAGTGTAATTGGATCATTAAATACTTCAGCATGAATAGTTGTTCTGTATGACTTCAATAAACACCTTTTAATTGGACATTGTTACAAAATGTCACCACCTAGTGCTAATATGTTGTAATAACTATATTTGCAGGACAAATTTAAATGATCCATGTTAGCAAATTTAGTAATTAAAATGGAATTATCAGATAATTTGAAAAAAACAACTTTGAATTAAGGAAGTGGCCTGAGATAGCAGATGACGGGGTTTTTCACATTATTATTCAGATAGAATAGAATTATAAATGGCAGAAAAACTGGCCATTTTGCAagttttctctccactgtgaactctCCAGTTTAATCGTACATTCCTGTTTGCTCCTCATACCTTTAACATTCCTGTATTCATACTACATTGAAATTTCCTTTCAGGAAAGTTTATGAGACAGTTGTGGGATAGGGAAGTTTGTTTTACCTGGTAAATTTCATTTTCTTGATTATAACGGCTTTTCATATGCATCTAATATTAAAGTATTGGTAAATTTTATTCAGTTCATACTTTATCCCAGTGAAATAGGGCTTACTTAACATTGAAGAATTAATGTTAATAAAAATGTCATCAAAACACATGAATCCAGTGCACATTCCATTGAGGAAGAAAAAATGCAAGGAAAGTTAGGTGTGGAGGTAACAGTTATTTAACTTCACTATTGGATGTCTAATATACATTACAATGTGTTTGTTTAAAAGAAAACACTTCCACCTGCTTTTACCATGCTTACATGCAGAATATTCAATATTTTCTCCTCCACAAGGAGGCACTGCTTGGCTAGAAATATCAAGTTAGTGAGCTGAAAATGTGTGACTGCTAAAAACTGGATTTTTTTCATCTTTTAGGCAGTGTGTAGGATCATTATATGTACAAAACCTGCCAACCTATTGAGATTAACCAATTGTTCTCAGGTTAATCTATTCTTTCGTATGTGAGTTTATATAAAATCCTAAATACAATTTGCAGGTTAACAACAACATTCTATTGGATAAAAACAATGAAGATAAGATTAAATGTCATAAGATTAGACACTGATATGTTGAATGCTTTAATTGTCTTGGATTAAAGACATGATTAGAATTTGAAATCATGTTCAGTCTTCAACCATATATATACTGCAGCAAGATGTCAATTGGTCAGTGCCATATTTATCCATACAGACAAGATACAAACAGAGACACAAGTCCCTGCTTGGCATCATGTGCTAGGGTGAAATGTGTTGTAATTTTTCTTGATGTGATTCGCAAAGTTCTGGCACCTTCCCTTGCAATACCGTCATGTTATTTTTAAACCATCAGCTTTTACTATTTCAGACAACTGCAAATGCTGATCTGATGTGGAATTATTATATATTTCATTAAAGAAAGGATAGCGTGAAAGTTCATTGAAGTTTATTATGCAAGTGGTGAATAGAAGTGAAGAAGACCATGTTGCAAACTTTATTTATATGGAGATCTTTACAACCTCAATGATCCAAAACTTTTTATCCAGTGAAGCAGTTTTGAAGTCACTGTTG contains:
- the hlcs gene encoding biotin--protein ligase isoform X2: MSLAVIIQGLHNAEELRTQKQRKTAANVNWLCDDLNKWSLLLEPVIASTEHKHRAQQITFLMEGILENASLDPVSVPSEEVLKYSDLCIPLAYLLGNPYKLIAEANVDDFSRLGIAFLENKLQMDNGMVPQKIVSLPLNESVQMELLKSGAVFEKKKKELIQDLDTEVETCPKGTLIKSVTEPNVGSCGDCYSTVGSAEKYQQPAIDEIIGVHTREFQATQEEKELEKHEGYCLHLASCSECLELESSTIESVKYASAENLQDLPEDYCGSSDDTVIGEDNSMVNTRQSNKSGKPPNVLIYVGSDYRQYLIKFQQIKSVLLDCLDNDSYVVYPLLEEQVLKVPWVDNTLLLVVACDDPVPGQIHARFMTYLSRGGKILGLCTSFSFGEIKVSLKKKLKEKIHRFCFSKSDSKDITLHAFTSGKAFLREINSTEEAAEGLELWGSLANPEKDIVIVRLPHGENGGEAVLCQVHLEIPPNSKETHVQQDFRTLKLSNALRYEVLTKILTYLQLSCELSETPSLTPVYLLTTGEEIQRSFIKWLRPRLNKEGVFRAQKVSLKVVAMHQSGMEEITPSSLPVITETQMFSSEHFDLQIYSDNLQTRVLGQLILFSEVITTTMDLFDGLMLQLPEEVGLIAIAIRQTQGKGRGGNTWLSPIGCAMFTLLVRISIHSQLGQNISFVQHLVALAAVESVVSMSGYEDVDLRLKWPNDIYYSDLMKLGGVLVNSTLMGATFHVLIGCGFNVNNSNPTICINDIIQQHNKEHGTELQPLRIDQLMARTVTILENLISIFQNKGPNGVLPLYYKRWVHSGTQVRLWKEDGPAAWVVGLDDSGFLQVKQEDDDDIVTVQPDGNSFDMLRNLIVTKQH
- the hlcs gene encoding biotin--protein ligase isoform X3, with protein sequence MEGILENASLDPVSVPSEEVLKYSDLCIPLAYLLGNPYKLIAEANVDDFSRLGIAFLENKLQMDNGMVPQKIVSLPLNESVQMELLKSGAVFEKKKKELIQDLDTEVETCPKGTLIKSVTEPNVGSCGDCYSTVGSAEKYQQPAIDEIIGVHTREFQATQEEKELEKHEGYCLHLASCSECLELESSTIESVKYASAENLQDLPEDYCGSSDDTVIGEDNSMVNTRQSNKSGKPPNVLIYVGSDYRQYLIKFQQIKSVLLDCLDNDSYVVYPLLEEQVLKVPWVDNTLLLVVACDDPVPGQIHARFMTYLSRGGKILGLCTSFSFGEIKVSLKKKLKEKIHRFCFSKSDSKDITLHAFTSGKAFLREINSTEEAAEGLELWGSLANPEKDIVIVRLPHGENGGEAVLCQVHLEIPPNSKETHVQQDFRTLKLSNALRYEVLTKILTYLQLSCELSETPSLTPVYLLTTGEEIQRSFIKWLRPRLNKEGVFRAQKVSLKVVAMHQSGMEEITPSSLPVITETQMFSSEHFDLQIYSDNLQTRVLGQLILFSEVITTTMDLFDGLMLQLPEEVGLIAIAIRQTQGKGRGGNTWLSPIGCAMFTLLVRISIHSQLGQNISFVQHLVALAAVESVVSMSGYEDVDLRLKWPNDIYYSDLMKLGGVLVNSTLMGATFHVLIGCGFNVNNSNPTICINDIIQQHNKEHGTELQPLRIDQLMARTVTILENLISIFQNKGPNGVLPLYYKRWVHSGTQVRLWKEDGPAAWVVGLDDSGFLQVKQEDDDDIVTVQPDGNSFDMLRNLIVTKQH